A genome region from Pan paniscus chromosome 17, NHGRI_mPanPan1-v2.0_pri, whole genome shotgun sequence includes the following:
- the LOC117978372 gene encoding elongin-A3 encodes MAAGSTTLPAVEKLQVRLATKTDPKKLEKYLQKLSALPMTADILAETGIRKTVKRLRKHQHVGDFARDLAARWKKLVLVDRNTGPDPQDPEESASRQRFGEALQDRGKAWGFPENATAPRSPSHSPEHRRTARTTPPGQQRPHPRSPSREPRAERKRPRMAPADSGPHRDPPTRTAPLPMPEGPEPAVPGEQPGRGHAHAAQGGPLPGQGCQGQPQGEAVGSHSKGHKPSRGASAQKSPPVQESQSERLQAAGADSAGPKTVPSHVFSELWDPSEAWMQANYDLLSAFEAMTSQANPEALSAPTLQEEAAFPGRRVNAKMPVYSGSRPACQLQVPTLRQQCLRVPRNNPDALGDVEGVPYSVLEPVLEGWTPDQLYRTEKDNPALARETDELWRIHCLRDFKEEKPREHESWRELYLRLRDAREQRLRVVTTKIRSARENKPSGRQTKMICFNSVAKTPYDASRRQEESAGAADPRNGDIEPAPKPAGSSQAPSGLGDGDGGSISGGSSSNQHAAPADKTRKQAAKKVAPLMAKAIRDYKGRFSRR; translated from the coding sequence ATGGCGGCAGGGTCCACTACGCTGCCCGCAGTGGAGAAGCTGCAGGTGCGTCTGGCCACTAAGACGGACCCGAAAAAGCTagagaaatatttgcagaaactCTCCGCCTTGCCCATGACGGCAGACATCCTGGCGGAGACTGGAATCAGAAAGACGGTGAAGCGCCTGCGGAAGCACCAGCACGTGGGCGACTTTGCCAGAGACTTGGCGGCCCGGTGGAAGAAGCTGGTGCTCGTGGACCGAAACACCGGGCCTGACCCACAGGACCCTGAGGAGAGCGCTTCCCGACAGCGCTTCGGGGAGGCTCTTCAGGACCGGGGAAAGGCCTGGGGCTTCCCAGAAAACGCGACGGCCCCCAGGAGCCCATCTCACAGCCCTGAGCACAGACGGACAGCACGCACAACACCTCCGGGGCAACAGAGACCTCACCCGAGGTCTCCCAGTCGCGAGCCCAGAGCCGAGAGAAAGCGCCCCAGAATGGCCCCAGCTGATTCCGGCCCCCATCGGGACCCTCCAACGCGCACCGCTCCCCTCCCGATGCCCGAGGGCCCTGAGCCCGCTGTGCCCGGGGAGCAACCCGGGAGAGGCCACGCTCACGCCGCTCAGGGTGGGCCTCTGCCGGGTCAAGGCTGCCAGGGCCAACCCCAGGGGGAAGCGGTGGGGAGCCACAGCAAGGGGCACAAACCGTCCCGAGGGGCTTCGGCTCAGAAATCGCCTCCTGTCCAGGAAAGCCAGTCAGAGAGGCTGCAGGCGGCCGGCGCCGATTCCGCCGGGCCGAAAACGGTGCCCAGCCATGTCTTCTCAGAGCTCTGGGACCCCTCAGAGGCCTGGATGCAGGCCAACTACGATCTGCTGTCCGCTTTTGAGGCCATGACCTCCCAGGCAAACCCAGAAGCACTCTCCGCGCCAACGCTCCAGGAGGAAGCTGCTTTCCCTGGACGCAGAGTGAACGCTAAGATGCCGGTGTACTCGGGCTCCAGGcctgcctgccagctccaggTGCCGACGCTGCGCCAGCAGTGCCTCCGGGTGCCTAGGAACAATCCGGACGCCCTCGGCGACGTGGAAGGGGTCCCCTACTCGGTTCTTGAACCCGTTCTGGAAGGGTGGACGCCCGATCAGCTCTACCGCACAGAGAAAGACAATCCCGCACTCGCTCGAGAGACAGATGAATTATGGAGGATTCATTGTCTCCGGGACTTCAAGGAAGAAAAGCCACGGGAGCACGAGTCTTGGCGGGAGCTGTACCTGCGGCTTCGGGACGCCCGAGAGCAGCGGCTGCGAGTAGTGACCACGAAAATCCGATCCGCACGTGAAAACAAACCCAGCGGCCGACAGACAAAGATGATCTGTTTCAACTCTGTGGCCAAGACGCCTTATGATGCTTCCAGGAGGCAAGAGGAGTCTGCAGGAGCCGCTGACCCCCGAAATGGAGACATCGAGCCAGCCCCCAAGCCCGCAGGAAGCAGCCAGGCTCCCTCCGGACTCGGGGACGGCGACGGCGGCAGCAttagcggcggcagcagcagcaatCAGCACGCGGCGCCCGCGGACAAAACCCGAAAACAGGCTGCCAAGAAAGTGGCCC